One window of Vicinamibacterales bacterium genomic DNA carries:
- a CDS encoding amidohydrolase family protein, which yields MARMLAAPLVVGCALGAVVHLQAQVQTRTSPPTIVIKGGTILTVTKGTIPDGMVIVRDGKIAAVGTNLAIPPGAEVVDAAGKFVAPGIIDEHSHIAEDSTNEGGTTVSSMTNVLDVLDPGDVDIYRDVAGGVTVASVFHGSANPIGGTNTIIKLRWGKTRAEDLVFDAGLPGLKFALGENPKQIRLSGQAGPSRYPASRPGVEYVIREAFTRARAYQRAWQDYEKRKKAGEDVLAPRRDLQLDPLVEVLEGRRLAHVHAYRADEMLMMLRLAEEFGFKVTTFEHGLEGYKVAKELAAHGAGVGTFSDWWGFKVEAIDAIPYNAALMLKAGVVVSIDSDSAEHARRLNTEAAKMMHWGGITEQQAMELVTINPARQLHLEKRVGSIEAGKDADLVIWTRHPLSSYAVVERTYIDGALYYDRQADLERVAKVEKEKAVLVAAEKAERESATRRSGEVAAGGLAAGGPVAAADAKSSGGAGDQRPGTAAAADLARLAPKMTIGATTKGVLVITNAKVHPVSKPSIDRGTIVIRDGRIEAVGASVNVPAGAKVIDAGGADVYPGWINARTTIGLSEPGPRGYEDTTEMLDYNPQLRTVVAYHNDSDSIPVARANGVTTVAVFPNGGTLGGQVPVMNLDGWTWEESTLTPIAGLSFQFPGIGASGRGTFGRGAPTGGPERTYDDLKRERDAKLDSLIRLFDQARAYARAAGPDRQVDWTLEALVPVVQERLPLFTIATRAQDIKDAIEFAGRANVKIVICAGPEAALVAPLLKEKNVPVILGSVLSLPTREDQFHAASYQAAAELKKAGVKFAFATGDNANVRQVPYLAAMSVAWGLSREEAIRALTVDAAEILGVSDRIGTIEPGKVANLLIAKGDPLEVRTEVTHVIINGQDVELANKHRSLFERYLGRQ from the coding sequence ATGGCTCGAATGCTCGCCGCGCCCCTTGTGGTGGGGTGCGCCCTCGGTGCGGTCGTCCACCTGCAGGCGCAGGTCCAGACCCGCACGTCCCCCCCGACGATCGTGATCAAAGGGGGGACGATCCTGACCGTGACCAAGGGAACGATTCCGGACGGCATGGTGATCGTCCGCGACGGGAAGATCGCGGCGGTAGGGACGAATCTTGCGATCCCGCCGGGTGCCGAGGTCGTCGATGCCGCCGGCAAGTTCGTCGCGCCGGGCATCATCGACGAGCACTCGCACATCGCCGAGGACTCGACCAACGAGGGCGGTACGACGGTCAGCTCGATGACCAACGTGCTCGACGTGCTCGATCCGGGCGACGTGGACATCTATCGCGACGTCGCGGGCGGGGTCACCGTGGCCAGCGTCTTCCACGGGAGCGCCAACCCCATCGGCGGCACGAACACGATCATCAAGCTGCGCTGGGGCAAGACGCGCGCGGAGGACCTTGTCTTCGACGCGGGGCTGCCCGGCCTCAAGTTCGCGCTCGGCGAGAACCCGAAGCAGATCCGACTGTCGGGCCAGGCCGGGCCCTCCCGGTATCCGGCCAGCCGGCCCGGTGTCGAGTACGTGATTCGCGAAGCCTTCACGCGCGCCAGGGCCTACCAGCGCGCCTGGCAGGACTACGAGAAGCGAAAGAAGGCCGGAGAGGACGTCCTCGCGCCGCGCCGCGACCTGCAGCTCGACCCGCTGGTCGAGGTGCTCGAGGGCAGGCGCCTGGCGCACGTTCACGCCTATCGCGCCGACGAGATGCTGATGATGCTGCGCCTGGCCGAGGAGTTCGGCTTCAAGGTCACGACCTTCGAGCATGGCCTCGAAGGCTACAAGGTGGCGAAGGAGCTGGCCGCGCACGGCGCCGGCGTCGGGACCTTCTCCGACTGGTGGGGATTCAAGGTGGAGGCGATTGACGCCATCCCCTACAACGCCGCGTTGATGCTGAAGGCCGGCGTCGTCGTGTCGATCGACTCGGATAGCGCCGAGCATGCGCGCCGCCTCAACACGGAGGCCGCCAAGATGATGCACTGGGGCGGCATCACCGAACAGCAGGCGATGGAACTGGTGACGATCAACCCGGCCAGACAGCTTCACCTCGAGAAGCGTGTCGGGTCGATCGAAGCCGGCAAGGACGCGGACCTCGTCATCTGGACGAGACATCCGCTGAGTTCGTACGCCGTTGTCGAACGGACGTACATCGACGGTGCGCTGTACTACGATCGGCAGGCGGACCTCGAGCGCGTCGCGAAGGTCGAGAAGGAGAAAGCGGTCCTCGTCGCCGCGGAGAAGGCGGAGCGCGAGAGCGCCACACGTCGCTCAGGAGAGGTGGCGGCGGGGGGGCTGGCGGCAGGTGGGCCGGTTGCCGCAGCCGACGCGAAATCGTCTGGAGGCGCAGGCGACCAGAGACCCGGGACCGCGGCAGCTGCCGATCTGGCCAGACTCGCGCCGAAGATGACGATCGGTGCGACGACCAAAGGCGTGTTGGTCATCACGAACGCGAAGGTCCACCCTGTGTCGAAGCCGAGCATCGACCGGGGAACGATCGTGATTCGCGACGGCCGGATCGAGGCTGTCGGCGCGAGCGTGAACGTGCCAGCCGGCGCCAAGGTGATCGACGCGGGCGGCGCCGACGTCTACCCGGGGTGGATCAACGCGCGCACGACGATCGGCCTGTCGGAGCCAGGCCCGCGGGGCTACGAGGACACGACCGAGATGCTCGACTACAACCCGCAACTCCGCACGGTCGTGGCGTACCACAACGACAGCGACTCCATTCCCGTCGCGCGCGCCAACGGCGTGACGACGGTGGCCGTGTTCCCGAATGGAGGGACGCTCGGCGGCCAGGTGCCGGTGATGAACCTCGACGGCTGGACCTGGGAGGAGAGCACGCTCACGCCAATCGCCGGCCTCAGCTTCCAGTTCCCCGGCATTGGCGCCTCCGGCCGCGGCACCTTCGGCAGAGGCGCGCCAACAGGCGGACCCGAGCGGACCTACGACGACCTCAAGCGCGAGCGCGACGCGAAGCTCGACTCGCTGATTCGCCTATTCGATCAGGCTCGGGCCTACGCACGAGCGGCGGGGCCGGACCGACAGGTGGACTGGACGCTCGAAGCCCTGGTTCCAGTCGTCCAGGAGCGGCTCCCGCTGTTCACCATTGCGACACGGGCGCAGGACATCAAGGATGCGATCGAGTTTGCCGGGCGAGCGAATGTGAAGATCGTGATCTGTGCCGGGCCCGAGGCCGCACTCGTGGCGCCGCTGCTCAAGGAGAAGAACGTCCCGGTGATCCTCGGTTCGGTGCTCTCGTTGCCGACACGGGAGGATCAGTTCCACGCTGCCAGCTACCAGGCGGCAGCCGAGCTGAAGAAAGCGGGCGTGAAGTTTGCGTTTGCCACGGGCGACAACGCCAACGTCCGGCAGGTGCCGTATCTTGCGGCCATGTCGGTGGCGTGGGGGCTTTCGCGCGAGGAGGCCATCCGCGCGCTGACGGTCGACGCCGCGGAGATACTCGGGGTCTCCGACCGTATCGGCACCATCGAGCCGGGCAAGGTTGCCAACCTGCTCATCGCGAAGGGCGATCCCCTGGAAGTCCGCACCGAGGTGACGCACGTGATCATCAATGGCCAGGACGTCGAGCTGGCGAACAAGCACCGGTCGCTCTTCGAGCGCTACCTGGGGCGGCAGTAG
- a CDS encoding alpha/beta fold hydrolase, translating into MGTRRACWVGGLLLISLFVGVTPSAAVTPGKITKEVFTFGEQTVSYYLFVPKSATLAGSAPMVVLLHGSGRNGSTLAEPWKKLADKEGIVLVAPDAQNSQGWHVPNDGPAPLCALVDALRKSLPVVNPRRVYLFGHSAGAVFVLYMAMLESEFFAAGALHAGAWRSPQEFRAVEAAERRIPLALTVGDADRFFPQADVTATADALKKAGMPVQLEIIKHHDHNYYIMSDQVNAWAWAALKNHVLDEDPKYTPRQFQ; encoded by the coding sequence ATGGGCACGAGAAGAGCGTGTTGGGTGGGTGGGTTGCTGCTGATATCCCTGTTTGTGGGTGTGACTCCGTCGGCGGCGGTGACGCCGGGCAAGATCACGAAAGAGGTCTTCACCTTCGGGGAGCAGACCGTCAGCTACTACCTCTTCGTCCCAAAGAGCGCCACCCTCGCCGGCTCGGCGCCGATGGTCGTTCTGCTCCATGGTTCGGGCCGGAACGGTTCGACCCTCGCCGAGCCCTGGAAGAAGCTCGCTGACAAGGAAGGGATCGTGCTCGTCGCGCCCGATGCGCAGAACTCGCAAGGCTGGCATGTCCCCAATGACGGTCCGGCGCCGCTCTGCGCGCTGGTCGATGCTCTCCGGAAATCGCTGCCCGTCGTCAATCCGCGCCGCGTCTACCTGTTCGGCCACTCGGCCGGTGCGGTGTTTGTCCTCTACATGGCCATGCTGGAGTCGGAGTTCTTCGCCGCCGGCGCCCTGCACGCGGGCGCCTGGCGGTCGCCGCAGGAGTTCAGGGCCGTCGAGGCCGCGGAACGAAGGATCCCTCTGGCCCTCACCGTCGGCGACGCGGACCGGTTCTTCCCGCAGGCCGACGTCACTGCAACGGCCGACGCGCTGAAAAAGGCCGGCATGCCGGTGCAGTTGGAGATCATCAAGCACCACGACCACAACTACTACATCATGTCGGACCAGGTGAACGCGTGGGCCTGGGCGGCACTCAAGAACCACGTCCTCGACGAAGATCCGAAGTACACACCTCGCCAGTTCCAGTAG
- a CDS encoding amidohydrolase family protein: protein MDRKAVLISSCLAGILAVALAAAPEPAASSLLITGARVLDVRTGAYVPAAGVLVEGRRITAILSALPAALPNGAQRLDLAGATLVPGLGDMYATAAPDASVDADFYYAMALAHGVTMYRTVGAPLPWAASQRARSTSGDIVAPRLWVGGAMLDQQGPPGFSTRRVPDVVTARREVLEQSSLGADWVTVSSRTDAEMYRVIVRSAHSARMRVSGQAGTVSTAQLFTIGVDAVDGLAFLTKTRDEIERTPASGATTPQVDPQAMEDEAWQLPAPVFSSRAARPAGRCAFLVPMLGSFNGILAGGLLKGDVGVTLLPERWRNELVARAHPAAWPGADRAGRAAENRTRAVRDLVAAGVRLVTGVDVHAAGYNVPGAGVHRELALLVAAGLTPADAIRAATMNCAEMVGAESTLGQIRPGFAADFIAVDGDPLRDIGQLQRIRLIVKGGEVLDRGMLLGQARRAGRAPLSSTPTTTASHRQ from the coding sequence ATGGACCGCAAAGCTGTCTTGATCAGCTCGTGTCTTGCCGGCATCCTGGCCGTCGCGCTCGCGGCAGCTCCTGAGCCGGCCGCGTCGTCCTTGTTGATCACCGGTGCCCGCGTGCTCGATGTCCGGACGGGGGCCTACGTGCCCGCCGCGGGCGTGCTGGTTGAAGGACGCCGTATCACCGCCATCCTGTCGGCGCTGCCTGCCGCACTCCCGAATGGTGCGCAGCGGCTCGATCTGGCGGGAGCGACGCTGGTCCCCGGTCTCGGCGACATGTACGCGACCGCGGCGCCCGACGCCTCGGTGGACGCCGACTTCTACTACGCCATGGCGTTGGCGCACGGTGTGACGATGTACCGCACGGTCGGTGCGCCGCTGCCATGGGCTGCGTCGCAGCGCGCACGATCCACCAGCGGCGACATCGTCGCCCCCCGGTTGTGGGTCGGCGGCGCGATGCTCGACCAGCAAGGCCCGCCTGGATTCTCGACGCGCCGCGTGCCAGACGTCGTGACGGCGCGCCGCGAAGTCCTCGAGCAGTCGTCGCTCGGCGCCGATTGGGTGACCGTCTCCTCCAGGACCGATGCCGAGATGTACCGCGTTATCGTGCGGTCCGCCCACTCGGCGAGGATGCGAGTGAGCGGGCAGGCCGGCACGGTATCAACGGCCCAGTTGTTCACCATCGGCGTCGATGCGGTCGACGGGCTCGCCTTCCTGACGAAGACGCGCGACGAGATCGAGCGAACGCCGGCTTCAGGTGCGACGACTCCCCAGGTGGATCCGCAGGCGATGGAGGACGAGGCGTGGCAGCTCCCGGCCCCGGTTTTTTCCAGCCGCGCGGCGCGCCCGGCCGGCCGGTGTGCATTCCTGGTGCCCATGCTTGGATCGTTCAACGGCATCCTGGCCGGCGGATTGCTGAAGGGCGACGTGGGCGTGACGTTGCTTCCTGAGCGCTGGCGCAATGAATTGGTGGCGAGAGCGCACCCTGCGGCCTGGCCTGGGGCCGACCGGGCCGGTCGTGCCGCCGAGAACCGGACCCGGGCGGTGCGGGACCTCGTCGCCGCCGGCGTCCGCCTGGTCACCGGTGTCGATGTGCACGCGGCCGGCTACAACGTGCCTGGCGCCGGCGTCCATCGCGAACTCGCCCTGCTCGTAGCAGCCGGCCTGACTCCGGCCGACGCGATCCGCGCCGCGACGATGAACTGCGCGGAGATGGTCGGAGCGGAGTCGACCCTGGGACAGATCAGGCCCGGCTTCGCTGCGGACTTCATCGCGGTCGATGGAGACCCGCTGCGAGACATCGGACAGCTGCAACGCATCCGACTGATAGTGAAGGGTGGGGAGG